The DNA region CATTCTACTGGGCGTGGCTCTCCCAAGCCAAAGTTCCTTTCTCCCAAGAAATCCGAGAGCTAGTCCTACCAAAACTCTCTGACCCAAATTTCATCAAAGACCTTGAAGAGGACCTCTATGAACTATTCAAAGTAGGTTGGAAGTAAGGATTAATTATtgaacaccttttttttcctcgtggTACTGTGATGCCAGGATGAGGCTGACTTATCATTCGAGCGGGCACACTGCTCTGCTTCTGTATACACTGGCatgttctgtatttttcatgtatGGTGTTGTCCCACAGAAAGACCCTGGTTTTGACAGAGGACAGTTCCACAAGCAGGTTGCTGTCATGAGGGGGCAGGTGAGTTGTAAGCATTACGTTGTCACAGCATCATTAAAGCCTGGATTGGACTTTAACTCACTTAATGGTCAGCTGTCAAATGCTATGTATCATCTGTATTTTTGTTACGGACTGAATTAACCTGTATGCGCACATGCCCAGCATAATATTAAAGGgtaaatccagtggtttgcatgaaaaatgtgtccaataggtcatgtaatatgtactctattttgacaaggtgatgttaaatcctctctcattttcttcaattacaaattttcaggagcgctgccattttcgaatcacatgacttacgtgcgcagatgtgacgtgtaaggtgcgtcaccaaaggctcgatttaTACctagtgctgatttctcgggttTATCctgatctgatgaagaaatagctgtatctgttgatcgggaagacggaggaatacttccgtacggatttgaacctgcggctgtaaataatgttgaatattaggatggttcttcgggcggaaagACGCCGGAGTCTGACCACTTGGAGGGGACGTATCACacccgcgcacgtaagtcatgtaactcgtgaaaatggcagcgcccatgaaaaAATTAGcaattgtcaattaaaaaaataaaataaaatcttctcaaaacactattaaatgagagagggttgtgccgtgggaagttatatCCAagtttatgtaattgctaaaaaaaaccatttatttccaaggaataatgtatctttattcatctatttacgCCAGTggggcacaatgacagacagaacaaaaaatcctcttctattagatgtcagtaagtacatacagtaattaatctatccatttttggtgacatttacttttgttggtgtgccgtgggatttttcaatttctaaaatatgtgccttggccctataaaggttggaaagcactgaaatagagtacatattacatgacctatttgatacattgttaatgcaaaccagtggatttccctttATAGGCTGGATTAGACTTTACCTCATGTAACGCACAGCTGTCAAATACTATGTATCATCTGTATTTTGTCACAGACTGAATTAACTTGTATGTGCACTCTCCCAACATAATATTAAACATTTCATTATGTTAACTTTGCTTAAGTTTGGGTCAGTTACCTTGATGTGTATCTTCACCCCTTCATTCAAAGATTCTGAACCTGTGCCAAGCCCTGAAGGATGATAAAACGCCACTGCAGTTGGTCCAGATGCCCCCGGTGATTGTTGAAACTGCCAGAGCCCCCCAAAGAGCTAATAGCGAGTCATACACACAAAGTTTCCAGAGTAGAAGACCTTTCTTCACCTGGTGGTAGGAACCACGCATTGGGAGGGGGAACAGCAGGAAGCAGGTGAAGAGAGTACACGTTTGTCTCCTGGAAATAGATTCAATTACCACCGTCCGTCCGTCCCCGACTCTCAAAATGGACACTGTCTGATTACTGAAAGTGTGTGGGTGAAAGATGAGGCAAAAGGGGGAAGAATTTTACattgcttcttctttgtttGCCTCGGTGCCTTTGGACGTAAAGacgttttaaatatttcaatttgcAAGGAGAGTTCAGAATTCTTTTGGATTCCCCAGGGGGCACGTGTGAGCCGCCCACATGTGCATGACAATAAATCAGAAACTGAGATTGTCTAACTGAAGATGGGAGATGTCTTGTCAATGTTTTCTTCATGCCGCTCTGCCTTTTAACATTCACCTGCATTTTCACCACTCCTACACTGTCTATTGGACTGCACTGACATGGCCTATTTTGAACCAGTAGAAGGAGCGTTCATGATTATTTAAATCCTGAAAGGTTTTGGAATGGACACACTGTCCACGTCAACACGGTGAGCACGATATGTGAAGTGGTCACAGCCAAGAGTTGACTTGAGATTTTTCAAGTCATGTCGGGTGAAAGTGGAGAGCCAAGGTGTGTGTGCTTAgagaaggtgttttttttttgttgttgtttttgttttttttacgctgAAATCATTACAGCCCCATTTATTCCGCTTTCACCAATGAGTTATTtgaacagtgaagaaaacagaaTCCGCTGCCAGGATTGAGGAAACGGTGTTGTTGATTCATTGGCTTCTGGTAATTATTTCATTatcttgtcttctttttttttctttttcacttgtCAGGTGGAAATACATAAAGTAACTTCCTGCTGTACAGAAAAGACATGAAATGTATTGTGACAATGCACTGTATAATTTGTatgtaatatttaataatagattataataaaaaaaatcttcaattcATACAGGTATTTTGTATATTAATGAAATATTGAGACATTCACAGTAATCAATACtaacgtgtgcgtgtgtgtgtgtggctgtgtggcacggtgggtcagctggaaagtgttggcctcacagttctgaagtccagggttcaatcccggacctgcctttgtgtagtttgcatgttctccctgtgcccgtgtgggttttttccgggcactccagtttcctcccacatcccaaaaacatgcaacattaactggacactctaaattgccttaggtgtgattgtgagtgcggctgtttgtctcgatgtgccctgcggttggctggcaaccagttcagggtctaccccgcctcatgcccggtgacagctgggataggcttcggcattcccgcaaaccttgtgaggatgagtgactaagaaaatggatggatgtgtgtgtgtgtttgtgtgtgtgtgtgtgtgtgtgtgtatatatatatatatatatatatatagcatgtgtacatgtatatgtatcaaattcagtgtgtgtgtgtaggtatatacacacacacactgaaataaatatttaacattttttttcactagatTCCCAAAAGTTCTTGTGAAATTTTCACTAGAtgtttgggaacaacccaaATAATCCAAATACAGATACaaagtagaaaaaataaaatgaattaaagcgtgtgataatgtgaaatgacgTAGAAAAGTATTGCACATGTGAAGGGAAGAGAGAAAGGCAAAACACCCAAAATCTTTCAATTATCCAGCCCCTTGTCAATGCAAATTAATATCAGATAGTTCATGATATCTTGATTGATGGCctagaaaaaaatgtctgaattcCAAGGCCTGTGTCCAGACACATCTCATGAAGAGAaaagagctgtctcaagaccatcatGTCATTGGAAACTTTTGTACACAGTATTAAATGAATACCTGGtggtgtgttcaatactttttccaagTAACCTTTCACATGATTGTATGagcaaatttgttgtactttcttTGTATTATGGATTACTTTGGTTgctcccaacatctggtgaaatgttcatgtcaatagcacctttggaaatatataatatattaataatataaaaatggtGACACgttgaatacttatttcagccactgtatGTATGTTCATGAAGGCAATGGTCTGTGAGCTGACATTATTGGAAACTGATAGCCATGTGAACAACCTTTATAATAAAATAGGTGGTGTGAAAATTCTGCAGATGTTGATCAAAAGATGTATGCAAAGTTATGTGTGAGCCACATAATAGTCATTTATATAGAGTACACTACCATACATTATATACGATACACTAAAATCATGGATTCTGATCAAAGGACCGTTTATATGATCCTATTGATTAGTTTGGATGGTCCAGGCCATCTGGAGGTGACTGTGACTTGAGGAGAAATCAAGATAGTGTGCTTTTGCATACTCATGGAGTATTTTCCTTCCTGTATTCATTAGCAGACTGGTTGGGAGGCTTGACAAGGGGACATTATATTTATGTAGAAAATACTTTGAAGTAAAtcacatacagtactgtacttgttAGCATATACTGTGGTGGTGAAGAGGTTTCACAAGTGTCAAAAAATGGATGCTCATATGTTGAAGGCAATATTAATTTCCCAAAATACCCGACAGTAAATGGATGAGGCAGAGGATGATCAGCGATGAATATTGAGAGGCTGTGTACACCCACGCCACCGTTTTACTTCATCCACAATTCTGAATTCATCTAAGTAAGGAATGCCGAAGGCCGAGCGTGACCAATGTGCACGTGAGTCTGTATGTGCAGTCTTGTGATGTCACGGTGTAAGACATGGGACTTTACACCACTCAAGTTTCAGCAGCGTAGACTCAGATTCACAAATGACAGATTAAATTAACTTAATTTGTTACCGTAGTTACCATTTTAATCACGTTTCCACTTCCCACGGACAAactttgatgtttggtcctcatttttttctgaagttgCTACATTCTTTGAGTGGTTGATCCCTGTAATGTGCAATCCCACGTCCAGACACATTTACAGCACAAACCGCTGGAAAAGGGTTGATGGTATTTGTCAAAGCCACTCACTCATTAGTGAGAAAATTCTGGAGAAATTACTCGTCAAAAACCGATTGTCACAATCAATTGTTTCAccaatttcaaatgtattttattttcatttgagggATAACTTGAAGAAATTCCCAATTTTCCCACATGCTCACAGTCACACAGCAAAAATGTTCTGTCTTACTGGAAATTCATCTCTGGGGATTTTAATCAATGTTACTTTCACAGTCGGATatacacaaaaaatgtaaaatgtgttggCTTTTATTGTCACAGTTCCTGCGATGGAGAAAGGAAATAACCTGTGTTTCTTCTGGGTCAAACATTCTTAACTTCAGCCctttgcagcacattttcattcTTCAATGAAATAAGCATTAAGAAAACGGGACACTTGTAAAGTTTTGTGTAAAATCATAGAAGTTAGCTTGCTTCCATTTGTAAtgtaaaaacaatataacaataaaaaGATCCACATTGTATCAGTACTCCTTATAGTCTACATTTCTACCATTTCCCAAGTGGAGCAGCCCAGAAATGCTGGACTTTACTTATGTAACTGACTCcaacaacatcatcatcatcatcatcatcatcaactatATTCTTTTATTGAAGGACTTTAGTTCTTGGGGTTTTGAAGATGTTTTCCGCACAGTCCTCCCATTTTTAGACCTGGTTGACATCATTCTTCTCCGACTCGGGAGGAGATGCGCTATCCAAGCATCCAAACAAATGTCCCCCCAGGCCCGCTTGGCACTTTGCAATGAGGTAGATCTTCCGTAGGACAGTTCGGCGCAGCAGGATGTAGACCCAGGGGTCTAGGATCTGGTTCCACGTGGCCAGCCTCACGCCCATCACCAGAAGTGTTTTGTAGTTGTAATGTTCCTCTCCAGTAGATCCTGTGTAGGAGTGCATCGCGGACATCAGGCCAAAGATCTGTAGGTATGAAACATGTGCAGTTTGTTTTGCATGGTGAATTTTAGCGCATAAATTTGGCTTAAGGATCTGATGACACCGTGCAAGTGGAGTTCTACCAACCAACGTACATTTGCAAACACAATTCAGATGTCGCAGAGTTTAGTTTTACTGTAAAGTTTGTAAGATTGAAAGGAAAAATGACGCAATTCTATCTGGTGATGTCAAACTTATATATGATTCATGCAAAAAACGTGTATTTAGCAGCCTTTTACAATATCATAAATACACAAAAGTTGTGTCAAATGTTAGGCTTTCACAAagatatatattatgtatgtatgtataaacaTCAATAAAACCTTTTGAGAGTGTATTCATAGATTATTGTAttgttacagtatattgtaaTATTGTGGCGCACATCAGGAACATGCTGAGGCATTTTTTGAGGCAGGCACCTACAGCCAAAATTATTCATGCAATTAAGAGAAAATTGCAGTATTTCTTTAGCACAATCAAAGCAGTCGATAATACAGCAATTACCAAAGAGGTGAAGGGAAGCggattaaaaaaatctacacacccTCGTTCAAATGGCAGCTTTttactgatgtaaaaaaaaaatagtatacaTTTTAAAGGGTTAATTTTTCCAAGATTAGTTAACATATAACCTGaacaactcaattgaaaaacagagatggaaaataaacatgggcacatgcacgcacacacaaaacaaacttaTTGAAATGAGCTATAGTATATAAgtaaaatgcattattattattattattattatgttaaaCAATGGCTGGTACACACCTGCCACCTAAACTGGGGGAGAAAGGGGACTGCCTTGGCCTCTGTTCAACAAATTTTTTTCGAGGGCCCCGCCATGAAGTGGGGCCTAGAATCAAATCTTACGTCCCGTCCTGCCACCATTGTGTACCTCTGATTAACCACAGATAAATTTAGATGGGAGCACATGTACGAATTtcccaaattaaaaaatgcaGCTCGAAtatcaaaacacaaaacacttgGAATTTATGCCAGAGGGGGTATTttagaaggaagaaaaaaaatcaatttcataaAAAGAGTACTTTTCTTCACCCAGGGAAAAAAGCCTGGTGCTTGAAGACCACTTGGGGTCTATAGGTGCATGTACCAGGTGCACATATATGGCTGGTTGACACTTATTAGGccaccattttattttgtgctttAGCAATGATATATAACCATGAACCAATAATTTTTAAATCGCAATTTGTGGGAGAGGAACAAAATAGTAATAGAAAATATCTTGTTCACTCCTTTcacttaaacaaaaacaaatcttgaGGACCGCTGTAACAGCTCAAATACTGGAGGCTATTACAGTATAGTGTACAGTGTGTCCATTTCAAGTTGTTGTACTTGCTAAAACTCACCAGTAGAGGACACCAGCATATGCACGAGGTGACAGTAATTCccaccagctgcaccaccatctCGATGTCATGTGACTTTGCTGGATAATGCGACCCAGGCTTCCTCCTCAGTCTAGCGAGCACCAGAGTCAGTCCACTGATGCCGTTACACACCACTGCCACAGCCAGGGAGGTGAGGCCTACCCCAGAGAAAAGCACCACAAATGCCACGTCCGCATCATGAGTGTCGCCAAGCACTTGAATGAAGCACCAGGTGCCTGGGTCCTGATAGGTGTACGAGCCCAGCTGCAAGCACGGCAGCAAGGCCACACACAGAGCGGCCAGCCAAATTGCACACAGGCACATTTTAGTGCGAGTGGTTGTGACCAGGGAGGAGTGCAGGAGTGGCTTGGTGACACCCAGACAACGCTCTGCAGCCATGGCGCAACCCATGAAGAGTGGGCACAGGCCGAAAAATACCATGCTTCCTCCCAGGAACTGGCACATGCCATCAGAAGAGCTGGAGTCCTCCGGGCGCACACCTCCAGACAGATAGAGTCTCAAAACCAGGGCACCAGGGATCACATGGCCCATGAAGTCTGTTACAACCAGTGACGTAGCAAACAGGAGGAATGTGGCTTTGGAGCGCCGTCGCTGGAGGGAGTATGCGTTCACCAAGATAAACAGGGCCACGATGTTGGACACGATGCCCAACGTCATGGGCAAGACCACGACCACAACGCCGCCGGTGGTCAGGTTTCCCTGCTGCGACATCTGAAGAGCCACCCTGGGCGCCTCTTGCCCTCTGCTGACATTTAAAGAACGAGGGATGAGCGGCGGGGATGAAGAGTTGCAGCAGCCCAAACCTAACATGGCGGTACACTGAGGCTCGTGCCGGCCATGCTTGAAGAACCTGCAGGACGGACAAGGAAAATCTTTAAGACCAGTGCATGCATAAGACTGAGGCagagatgacaaaagtactcacaAGCTGGCTTCTCGGTGCATTTACAAGTTACTTTacgcttaaagggccactgtcatgaaatgcaggatttttagtatgttattaatgaaaaaacggcagccggtatggactcatccgttttttcaccacaaaacatgactttgacttatgtggctttttgtaagtctcgccatgaaaatccccttgaaggatttgttttcgagaagaaggaggaagtggcatacagggcagtagcccactcaagcggactcctttgtttctgttagttttacctgcatgaaggtagcttgttgttccttcgtgttagccaaaattccgactcgttgtattgctggacgttgttcgaacactcgggaggatggattcgtcgtaaaaaatggattgcacagatacaaaggacaagagctttatgatttccaaatgacaagtaggtgtgtaaacagctatttgaaaaaagtaatagttgggggggggagacataattcgtaaatcaggggtgctaaatgtgttaatgtgtcaccccggccaaagccgtgatcggcggacgtgCGCCGCtatggtggctcatctctgccgcggaggtggatcggacggggaggcggtttggctgcggtGTCGTTGTCGCTTGCATTCatcgttgtttttatcactgctgcggaggtggatcgggtggtgaggtggtttggccgggatccgcatatcatctcaatatggctcaaaacgatcgggtaatattgccacagtcacttcactcggttgtgagatgttctcttcttcaaaaagagcttccgtgtcagaagggacgtgttcgtctcctatagtagggccacagcgtgttttcagtagtgaatgtcccagtgtgacgtcacggacaaaagatggagccaatatggctaccacttgaatgtcgaatgagacttccgcaactttgtgcatggatgacgcactactctctgctcatatttattttttcttatagacattgaagtgaataatgttatgtgtatttttcattacaatgtctattttagaatgtttataggcatgacacttagGTTTTATACATGCAAGTAATAATCATTATGGCCTATTTCCACCACTACATCTTGCAGATTTTCTTCTTAACTTGTTTGAAAAATTGACATGCTTGTTAAAAACATTCTTCtgtgttgttttcaatttacGGGCCCTTTTTTGGTTCCCTTTACAGCCCCTTTAAATAAGACTATGGATGTGGAATACATTACTTCTCTGAATCTGTTGCACTATCGTTGTTAATGCTCTGTTTCTTCCTTGAAGCTCCTGTTCCAGTTTTTCATGCCTTATAAGATCCTCAGACCTCAACCACGCTTGACTTTAACTCCCTCCAGTTTTATGGGGTTTATGTGCTGACAGATGTggaggctgaaaaaaaaatctgaagcctattttgacaaagtacgGAATACAAAGTAGATATCTGTTTTCAGATGTAGAGTGTAAAAGTCAAACCATACCTGGAAAAATCCTAGAGCAATGGAGTACTGTACTCCGTGCCAAACAATTTGTACATAGTTCAAGTTCTCACCACGGTACATCACTGACTACTTTGATAAGAATAATGTGAGACGGATCAAATGATCTTGTCCACGTTCAATAGTCATCGGAGTGActtcatgcatgcatgcacggAGGCTACGTTTCTGATAAGGAAACATGATACCGCTGACATTACAGAAGAAtgccccccactcccccaccccacctgagGTATTTGGAGTTTGGACAAAGATTTTCAGTAAAATTCCATCTGAATGGCTGCACAACATGTCTGAGTTCAGTCCACCTTTGACACAACCTTCATCCCAAAAGAGTGCTTGCCTGCAATTGTATCATCATGACAGCGATGTTGCTGGCATTTCGCCCTGTTCAGTGAGTAGCCAGTGTTTTGCCTTTTcgcttgctttttttaaaaatccaaagtcAGAAGCAGCCCCGACAGCAAATTTGAACTGAAGAAAAAATGAGTTAGTTCATGACTTGAGATCAGTAAGACTGACACATGCCATTGGCTGTCAAAGTTAACGTAGTGTGTTTTATAGTTTTGACATTTAACAGCACTTCACTCGCTTTTAAACTTGTCAAATAAGTATGAACATGAAAAACTGTGATGTGTGAGGTACGGCTATTGCTTTGGACCTTTATTTAACTTCAGATTTGAGTGTTTTCCCACACCACTCGTCCTCACTTGTCTTGCAGGGGAGCTGGAACCTGCAGCCGACAAGTTACACAATAATCTGCTCTCGTGCCACATATAGACATATTTCAAGATGACTTTTACACATATAGACAATTTAGAGCAAGGGTGTGAAACTCACGTGGTTTGGATTGTATCGGCCTGGCCTATTTCAAATGTTGGAAGATACACTTTATGTTGAATTCGCAACTGTACACATTGAATAATTGACACTGGATGTAGAATTTGTGAAgctgaaaagtacattttatatatacatatatatatatgaattctGTGTTAGTAATTCAGATTCAAAATATGATGGCATGGATTGCCTTCCCTAAAAATGAGGTGAAAGCCCTGATTTAGAATCTTCAGCTAATATCCATGTCGTTAGAATATGGGATGAAGCAAGACTACCCCCAGACAGCcaatgcaagcacggggagattgtacaactccacaaaaAAACAGCTGGATTCAAACAGTCCAAATCAAGCATCATGTTGCTCTTTCAGACTTTCAGATTGTATTGTTCAGAAATTAATGGTATTAACTGGTTAATATACTTGTCATGAATCACAATTTTACTAACTGCGTCGGGTACTGCTCCCCACTTTACCGTTCCACCTGTCATTAAAGACAAGAGATTTTCTAGTTTTAAAGGCTTAATATTTACAgtagttaaattatttttacatttgcacCATGTGGCTGaatgtttaaatgttaaattaaatGTCAACTCTCATTCCAGATGTGACAATGTTTGgcctttgtgtttttaattatatCTTCAACAATAGACCTGAGGTACATGAttttgaagcaaaacaaaacggatggatggcaCAGCTCATATACAAATATACACATTTCTTTTGGGTAACATTTTGAAGAATggaagacagattttttttatcaaaccaATAAAATATTGTTACAGCAGGAGTATATTTAACAGTGCAACAACAAGAGAAAACATGCAGCAAGtattaaaaaatgcacacaatgcCATAAGCATACATTATTCATGAGGTAAAAGATGGAAATGAGTTCCGTGAATGCAGTTTACTTGTCTTGCTTATATTGTTGTATTTATTACACTAAACATTGACCAGAAGTCCTCAGACTGTTTTACTTCAAGTGTTATTACTGGTGGTAATAAAATGATTATTACTTAAATGATCAAGGATGCAGCTCTCAGTTGTTAAGTCTAATTAAGAATGGTTTTGATTGAGAAATTAATACTATACATGTAACTCACCACTTAATGGTTCCGTTGTACAGTccaacatgaacaaaaaaaaaaatctgtagcaATCCAGCAATAATCCAAGacacaatggaagaaaatgtaatgtttccTCTAGGATAATTCCTCTGTCATACCAGAAGtattaatatataaatatatattcataGTTTTGAAGTCGTTCACGTGCTATCCAGTGAAAGTATGTGAAGGTTGGGGGGGCTGCTGTCGCTTTATAGTCTTTGCTCTTTCCCGACATGAGCGTGGGCGTCTCGTCTATGTGCCTCCACTCAACATCGGCGTGCTGCCTGCTTCTATTCTCCTTTGTTCAAATAACCAGTGCACACTTATTCACTCCACCGGTGTCTGCCACACATTGCCTTCAAATGGCCTCGGATTAGTCCGTGTAGATTTCCAAACATGCTGCCCGCTGTAGTTTTCAATGAAGCACTTGATGTGAGATAAGTATTTGATCGCCAACACCTCACGCAGAAATATGGCTCCCTGTGGCCTGGATCAGAATTTTCATCTTTTAGCAAGAAACacaaagttgacacacatgattcaCTTTCACTACGCATGTAAAATGATCGCAAAGTAGGCTATGTGATGTACTGAATATGTTTGAAAGATTAGTTTAATCTACATTTtgtatcaataaataaaaacctgttAAAAATGCTCATGGGGAAATGGTGCAGTAGAACCTTGATTTAACGGACGACCGCTCCACCCAAATAGTCCATTTGATTGAGGTTCCACTCTAACTGTAATATTTGGAAGTCTGACACGTGTTATTTAGGTGGTCCCATTTCTCGCAGCACTTAAGTTCTGTAAGTAAAACATCAACGTATTGCTCATGTAAGTACTCGACATAATTGGATTTTTAATGCATTGCAAAGTGGGGAATACATGCCAGCAGTTATTGaggtacatttatttttcatatcatctgtaagccatttatttttaagatttaGGTTATaaaatttgtttgaaatgaTCAAGTGTTTTGGCATGATGGTTTGAGATATATTTTGGGTTTGGACTATTAAGATAAGCAAACGAACACATCCTCAGAAAGGGCTGATACCGACAGCCAATTTATAGGCATTCTTTTGAGGCTGGTGGCACAGCGGGGCGACTGGTTAGAATGTCTgtctcacaattttgaggactggggttcaaatcccggccccgcctgtgtggtgtttgcatggtctcccaatgcctgcgtttattttttcccagcactccggtttcctcccacatccccaaaacatgcattcattggagactctaaattgcccataggtgtgagtgtcagtgcgactgttgtctgtcgccatgtgccttgatgattggctggcaaccagggtgtaccccacctcctgcccgttgacagctgggataggctctagtctaccacgacctttgtgaggaaaagcggaaaagaaaatggatggatggataccagGATGGATACCAGGAAAGGGTGTATCTTTCCCATAATTGTTCTAGCTTCTGCATTCTCTATAAACC from Syngnathoides biaculeatus isolate LvHL_M chromosome 9, ASM1980259v1, whole genome shotgun sequence includes:
- the LOC133506268 gene encoding prostaglandin E2 receptor EP1 subtype-like; protein product: MLGLGCCNSSSPPLIPRSLNVSRGQEAPRVALQMSQQGNLTTGGVVVVVLPMTLGIVSNIVALFILVNAYSLQRRRSKATFLLFATSLVVTDFMGHVIPGALVLRLYLSGGVRPEDSSSSDGMCQFLGGSMVFFGLCPLFMGCAMAAERCLGVTKPLLHSSLVTTTRTKMCLCAIWLAALCVALLPCLQLGSYTYQDPGTWCFIQVLGDTHDADVAFVVLFSGVGLTSLAVAVVCNGISGLTLVLARLRRKPGSHYPAKSHDIEMVVQLVGITVTSCICWCPLLIFGLMSAMHSYTGSTGEEHYNYKTLLVMGVRLATWNQILDPWVYILLRRTVLRKIYLIAKCQAGLGGHLFGCLDSASPPESEKNDVNQV